A stretch of the Neptunomonas phycophila genome encodes the following:
- a CDS encoding response regulator, with amino-acid sequence MNTPIPVVICDDSSLARKHMARSLQGWNVDITFASNGLEALEAIQNGLGHLVFLDLNMPIMDGYQVLERIQRDDLPTLVLVVSGDIQPDATKRVKSLGALDFIKKPINEQIVSDILHQYGLLQELSPNSEQPKRHNPIDTTIDLQSYYQEIANVAMGRAGDRLARLLGVFIHLPIPRVRLISINELAMTLQTHIQREASATVSQGFVGSGIAGEALLLFTETSIKDMATLMRYDDALTPEAEREILIDLANVLSGAFINSLALQLDVNFSQGPPSIIGLHGNLPEMDTQQKNWEKTLSIEIGYRIGEKTISCDLLLLFTEDSLTTMNNRAKFFETL; translated from the coding sequence TTGAATACGCCTATTCCTGTCGTTATTTGTGATGACTCCTCCCTCGCCAGAAAACATATGGCGAGGTCGCTACAAGGCTGGAATGTTGATATAACCTTTGCATCAAACGGTTTAGAAGCGCTTGAGGCGATACAAAACGGCTTAGGGCACCTTGTATTTTTAGACTTGAATATGCCCATCATGGATGGTTATCAGGTCCTAGAGCGCATTCAACGAGACGATCTCCCCACGCTTGTACTCGTGGTTTCAGGCGACATACAACCCGACGCAACCAAGCGCGTAAAGTCACTAGGGGCCTTAGATTTCATCAAGAAGCCAATCAACGAGCAAATCGTTAGTGACATTCTGCATCAGTATGGCCTTTTACAAGAGCTAAGCCCTAATTCAGAACAACCCAAACGCCATAACCCCATAGATACTACGATTGATTTACAAAGCTATTATCAAGAAATCGCTAACGTTGCTATGGGGCGAGCAGGCGACCGACTAGCTAGATTACTGGGAGTCTTCATCCACCTCCCAATCCCCCGGGTCCGCTTAATCAGCATTAATGAACTTGCGATGACTTTGCAAACACATATCCAACGCGAGGCCAGTGCAACCGTCAGCCAAGGCTTTGTTGGATCGGGGATAGCCGGAGAAGCGCTGCTACTTTTCACCGAAACAAGCATCAAGGATATGGCAACATTGATGCGATACGACGATGCACTCACACCCGAGGCCGAGCGAGAAATACTCATTGATCTTGCCAACGTGCTCAGCGGCGCCTTCATAAATAGTCTAGCATTACAGTTAGACGTAAATTTTAGTCAAGGCCCCCCCTCCATCATCGGGTTGCATGGTAACTTACCAGAAATGGATACCCAGCAAAAAAACTGGGAAAAGACCTTATCTATTGAAATAGGATATCGGATTGGAGAGAAAACCATCAGTTGCGATCTATTATTGCTCTTTACTGAAGACTCTTTAACCACTATGAATAACCGAGCCAAATTTTTCGAGACCTTATGA
- the rsxG gene encoding electron transport complex subunit RsxG encodes MELIASLRKNTLGISIFAIVTAGLIAVTQVLTKDTITENRRQEEASALYQIIPQANIDNDLLSSKIHIPAPELGYDNAGVYQALKDGKVTAVILPVIAPDGYSGNISLIVGVNADASVAGVRVLAHQETPGLGDKIDLKKSPWILSFNGKQFTGAIDSEWAVKKDGGQFDQFTGATITPRAVVSAVGRALQFFELNRDELLAPTTGSTATQAPREDAS; translated from the coding sequence ATGGAGCTTATAGCCTCATTACGTAAAAACACCTTGGGCATCTCTATTTTTGCCATTGTTACAGCTGGGCTGATAGCCGTAACACAAGTACTGACAAAAGATACGATTACCGAAAACCGTCGCCAAGAAGAAGCGAGTGCGCTTTATCAAATTATTCCTCAAGCGAACATTGATAATGATCTTCTGAGCAGCAAAATTCACATACCAGCACCCGAGCTAGGTTATGACAATGCGGGAGTTTACCAAGCCCTGAAAGACGGGAAAGTAACCGCTGTCATTTTACCGGTGATCGCTCCTGATGGTTACTCCGGTAACATTAGTCTCATCGTAGGCGTTAATGCAGACGCGTCCGTTGCGGGTGTTCGAGTACTTGCACATCAAGAAACACCAGGATTGGGTGATAAAATTGATTTAAAAAAATCACCTTGGATCTTAAGCTTCAACGGCAAACAATTTACTGGCGCTATTGATTCTGAATGGGCTGTCAAAAAAGACGGTGGACAGTTTGATCAATTTACCGGTGCCACTATCACTCCGCGCGCTGTTGTCAGTGCCGTAGGCCGTGCCCTACAATTTTTTGAATTAAACCGTGACGAGCTTCTGGCACCAACGACAGGCTCAACAGCCACCCAAGCCCCACGTGAGGATGCATCATGA
- a CDS encoding GGDEF domain-containing protein, with amino-acid sequence MSTEDQSVTELHQQLSLLQNLDVGVLILDREYRIRLWNEFMENHSGLLYNDVNKKNVFERFPELPVQWFKHKVDSVFLLKNRSFITWEQRPYLFKFKSYRPITGLAPTMYQNATLLPLPSPTGRIEQIAILIYDVTDTALSRQELESANHQLRTLSETDQLTGLYNRGFWENRLKDEFSRYARSLSSSALIMLDIDYFKKVNDQYGHLAGDAVLKNLAHILREATRTTDYVGRYGGEEFALLLIGTTARKAQSVVERIQELIAAARVSVDDYTITYTVSMGLTEVHPIFQTHEQWIKMADQALYLSKENGRNQMTLLVPDS; translated from the coding sequence ATGAGCACAGAAGATCAAAGCGTTACCGAGTTACATCAGCAACTCAGCTTACTCCAAAACCTTGATGTCGGCGTTCTCATTTTAGATAGGGAATATCGCATTAGGCTATGGAACGAGTTTATGGAAAACCATTCAGGTCTTTTGTATAACGATGTGAACAAAAAGAACGTTTTCGAACGCTTTCCCGAGCTCCCAGTGCAATGGTTTAAGCATAAAGTCGACTCGGTATTTTTATTAAAGAACCGATCCTTTATCACATGGGAACAGCGCCCGTACTTATTCAAATTTAAAAGTTACCGCCCTATCACCGGCCTTGCGCCCACCATGTACCAAAATGCCACTCTGTTACCCTTACCCTCTCCAACGGGTCGTATCGAGCAAATAGCTATCCTTATCTATGATGTTACTGATACAGCGTTAAGCCGCCAAGAGCTTGAGTCGGCGAACCATCAACTACGAACCCTCAGCGAAACTGACCAGCTCACAGGCTTGTACAACCGAGGCTTCTGGGAAAACCGGCTCAAAGACGAGTTCTCTCGTTACGCTCGCAGCTTGTCTAGCTCAGCATTAATCATGTTAGATATTGATTACTTTAAAAAAGTAAACGACCAATACGGCCACTTAGCCGGTGATGCCGTTCTAAAAAACCTAGCCCACATTCTACGTGAAGCCACACGGACAACCGACTACGTGGGGCGCTACGGAGGAGAAGAGTTTGCACTGCTTTTAATCGGTACAACCGCTCGCAAGGCACAAAGCGTCGTTGAACGCATCCAAGAGCTCATAGCCGCGGCACGTGTATCGGTTGATGATTATACCATTACTTATACCGTGAGCATGGGGCTCACCGAAGTACACCCCATATTCCAAACTCACGAGCAGTGGATAAAAATGGCCGATCAAGCCTTGTACCTGTCCAAAGAGAATGGGCGTAACCAAATGACCCTATTAGTTCCTGACAGCTAA
- the nrdA gene encoding class 1a ribonucleoside-diphosphate reductase subunit alpha: MQQNLMVTKRDGRQEPIDLEKIHRVVIWAAEGLDQVAPSEVELKSHIQFYEGITTSDIHETLIKSAADLISETAPDYQYLAARLAIFHLRKRAFGSYEPPHLFDHVAAMVEAGRYDKHLIEDYTREEFDELNSYLDHTRDMNFSYAAVKQLEGKYLVQNRVTGEIYESPQILYMLVSACLFASYPKETRLDYVKRFYDATSLFKLSLPTPIMAGVRTPTRQFSSCVLIECGDSLDSINATASSIVKYVSQRAGIGINAGRIRAIGSPIRNGEAFHTGCIPFYKHFQTAVKSCSQGGVRGGAATLFYPLWHLEVESLLVLKNNRGVEENRVRHLDYGVQLNKLMYQRLIKGGNITLFSPHEVPGLYDAFFADQDEFERLYVQYEQDENIRKRTIKAVELFGLLASERASTGRIYIQNVDHCNTHSPFDPLVAPVKQSNLCLEIALPTKAMDDVNDPNGEIALCTLSAFNLGALENLDELENLSDLIVRALDNLLDYQDYPIPAAFNATENRRTLGVGVTNFAYYLAKNGVRYSDSSANGLVHRTFEAIQYFLLKASNELAKEKGPCPLFNETTYAKGILPIDTYKREIDEFCDEPLHYFWETLREDIREFGLRNSTLTALMPCETSSQITNSTNGIEPPRGFVSVKASKDGIMKQVVPEYSALKDDYELLWSIPSNEGYLQLVGIMQKFVDQSISANTNYDPTVFPGDKVPMKQLLKDLLTAYKYGLKTLYYHNTRDGAKDEQDDGGCEGGACKL, encoded by the coding sequence ATGCAGCAGAATTTGATGGTTACTAAACGTGATGGACGACAAGAGCCGATAGACCTCGAAAAGATTCATCGAGTTGTTATTTGGGCCGCTGAAGGATTAGACCAGGTTGCACCATCAGAAGTTGAACTCAAATCGCACATACAGTTCTACGAAGGCATTACCACATCAGACATCCATGAAACCCTAATCAAGTCAGCGGCTGATTTGATTTCTGAAACCGCGCCCGACTATCAATACCTTGCCGCTCGCTTAGCTATTTTTCATCTTCGTAAGCGAGCATTCGGTAGCTACGAGCCCCCACATTTGTTTGATCATGTAGCAGCGATGGTCGAAGCTGGTCGTTACGATAAGCATCTGATTGAAGACTACACGCGCGAAGAATTTGACGAGCTTAATAGCTACCTTGATCACACACGTGATATGAACTTTAGCTATGCAGCGGTTAAGCAACTGGAAGGTAAATATCTGGTTCAGAACCGTGTCACAGGCGAAATTTATGAAAGCCCGCAGATCCTTTATATGCTGGTGTCTGCGTGCTTATTTGCTTCTTACCCAAAAGAAACGCGTTTGGATTATGTTAAGCGTTTTTATGATGCGACCTCTCTATTCAAGCTTTCGTTACCTACGCCTATCATGGCGGGGGTGCGTACTCCAACACGTCAATTTAGCTCATGTGTACTGATTGAGTGTGGTGATAGCCTGGATTCGATCAATGCGACGGCGAGTTCGATCGTTAAATACGTATCGCAACGTGCTGGTATTGGTATTAACGCTGGTCGCATTCGTGCCATCGGTAGCCCTATACGCAACGGTGAGGCATTCCACACGGGTTGTATACCTTTCTATAAGCACTTCCAAACGGCTGTTAAATCGTGCTCACAAGGCGGTGTGCGTGGTGGCGCTGCAACCTTGTTCTATCCACTGTGGCATTTAGAGGTTGAGTCTTTACTTGTATTAAAGAATAACCGTGGAGTTGAAGAAAACCGAGTTCGCCATCTAGATTACGGGGTTCAACTCAACAAACTGATGTATCAGCGCCTAATTAAAGGTGGAAATATTACGTTGTTTAGCCCGCATGAAGTGCCTGGGCTGTATGATGCGTTCTTTGCTGATCAGGATGAGTTCGAGCGTTTATATGTTCAATACGAGCAAGACGAAAATATCCGTAAACGCACAATAAAAGCCGTCGAGTTATTTGGTTTATTGGCCTCAGAGCGCGCTTCGACTGGCCGTATCTACATTCAGAACGTAGACCACTGTAATACGCATAGCCCATTTGATCCGCTTGTGGCACCCGTTAAACAATCCAACTTGTGCCTTGAGATTGCGTTGCCTACTAAGGCCATGGACGATGTGAATGATCCAAATGGTGAGATTGCCCTCTGTACGCTTTCAGCATTCAACTTGGGAGCGTTAGAAAACTTAGATGAGCTGGAAAACTTATCCGATCTGATTGTTCGTGCTTTAGATAATTTATTGGATTACCAAGATTATCCGATTCCTGCTGCGTTCAATGCGACGGAAAATCGCCGGACGCTGGGTGTGGGTGTGACTAACTTTGCCTATTACCTTGCTAAAAATGGTGTGCGCTATTCGGATAGTTCGGCGAATGGTCTTGTGCACCGTACTTTTGAAGCGATTCAGTACTTCTTGCTTAAAGCTTCTAATGAGTTGGCTAAAGAGAAGGGGCCATGCCCGCTCTTTAATGAAACAACCTATGCTAAAGGCATTTTGCCTATTGATACCTACAAGCGTGAAATCGATGAGTTCTGTGATGAGCCATTACACTACTTCTGGGAAACATTGCGTGAAGACATTCGTGAGTTTGGTTTACGTAACAGTACCCTAACTGCACTCATGCCATGCGAAACGTCATCTCAGATTACAAACTCAACCAATGGTATTGAGCCGCCTCGTGGTTTTGTATCGGTTAAGGCGAGTAAAGATGGGATTATGAAGCAAGTAGTTCCCGAATATTCGGCGCTTAAAGATGACTATGAATTACTCTGGTCAATCCCATCTAATGAAGGCTATCTTCAGTTGGTAGGGATTATGCAGAAGTTTGTTGACCAGTCGATTTCAGCTAACACGAATTATGATCCAACTGTGTTCCCGGGTGATAAAGTGCCTATGAAGCAGCTATTAAAAGACTTGCTGACAGCCTACAAATACGGCCTTAAAACACTGTATTACCATAACACCCGAGATGGTGCGAAAGACGAGCAAGACGACGGTGGCTGTGAAGGCGGCGCCTGCAAATTGTAA
- the rsxD gene encoding electron transport complex subunit RsxD, with protein MALIRVTSPHVHKPAGTSEVMRLVILATVPGICAMTFFFGWGTLINLVLACSLALMFEAICIKARHRPISFYLKDNSALVTAVLLALSLPPFAPWWLTTVAVFVAIVIAKQLYGGIGQNPFNPAMIAYALVLISFPIEMTRWTGPFVMQAAEGWQVLSFTDTLNVIFGGWQTAADAFTSATPLDEMRHRAGMTTTEIWRSSSVLANIGAWHAVSAAYLMGGIFLLYKKIFTWHTPASLILTLAAVSLLFYIISPDNYTDPIFHISVGATIFGAFFIATDPVSAATSNIGKIWYGAGIGLLIYIIRTWGNYPDAVAFSVLIMNLAAPFIDQYTQPRTYGHKSANRGMKE; from the coding sequence ATGGCGCTAATTCGAGTGACATCACCGCACGTTCATAAACCAGCAGGCACCTCTGAGGTCATGCGTCTGGTTATTCTGGCAACCGTGCCCGGAATTTGTGCGATGACCTTTTTCTTCGGCTGGGGCACTCTTATCAATTTAGTCTTAGCTTGCAGTCTGGCTTTAATGTTTGAAGCTATTTGCATTAAAGCCCGCCACCGCCCGATCTCCTTCTATTTGAAAGATAACAGCGCTTTGGTTACAGCGGTGCTTTTGGCATTATCCCTCCCTCCATTTGCTCCTTGGTGGCTCACTACGGTTGCCGTATTTGTAGCCATAGTTATCGCCAAGCAGCTTTACGGTGGAATAGGACAAAACCCGTTTAACCCAGCGATGATCGCTTATGCATTAGTACTCATTTCTTTCCCTATCGAAATGACACGCTGGACTGGTCCTTTTGTCATGCAAGCGGCAGAAGGCTGGCAAGTACTCAGCTTTACAGACACGCTCAATGTTATTTTTGGAGGATGGCAAACGGCTGCGGACGCTTTCACTTCAGCAACGCCACTAGACGAGATGCGTCACCGAGCAGGCATGACAACAACCGAAATTTGGCGCAGCTCCAGCGTGCTCGCCAACATCGGTGCATGGCATGCGGTTAGCGCCGCTTATCTCATGGGTGGTATTTTCTTACTGTATAAAAAAATATTTACATGGCACACGCCCGCCTCTCTTATATTAACCCTAGCAGCGGTCTCGTTGCTCTTTTACATCATTTCACCGGATAACTATACCGATCCAATTTTTCACATTAGCGTAGGCGCGACAATCTTCGGTGCTTTCTTCATCGCTACAGATCCCGTTTCTGCGGCAACGAGCAACATTGGCAAAATTTGGTATGGCGCAGGTATTGGCTTATTAATTTATATTATCCGCACGTGGGGGAACTACCCAGATGCGGTTGCGTTTAGTGTACTTATTATGAACTTAGCCGCTCCTTTTATTGACCAATACACCCAACCACGCACATATGGTCATAAGTCAGCTAATCGCGGCATGAAGGAGTAG
- the nrdB gene encoding class Ia ribonucleoside-diphosphate reductase subunit beta — protein sequence MSYSTFNPSSHDATLEPMFFGRSVNVARYDKQKYPIFEKLIEKQLSFFWRPEEVDLSKDRKDFMNMPEHEKHIFLSNLKYQTLLDSVQGRSPNVAFLPIVSLPELETWFETWAFSETIHSRSYTHIIRNIITEPSEVFDKIVTNEEIVKRADSVTRLYDELIELNTVFSIHGEGVHTFKGRVYDVSMRNLKKKLYLTLVSVNVLEAIRFYVSFACSFAFAERAIMEGNAKIIKLIARDEALHLTGTQHMLNLLASGNDDPEFKSIAQECREDALAIFAEAAQQEKDWAQYLFSEGSIIGLNAQILSDYVEYITNVRMKALGFSEMFPAKQNPLPWMNAWLVSDNVQVAPQESEISSYLVGQIDNEVDDGDFDDFDF from the coding sequence ATGTCCTATTCTACATTTAATCCATCCAGTCATGATGCCACCCTAGAGCCTATGTTTTTTGGCAGAAGTGTTAACGTGGCACGTTACGATAAGCAAAAATATCCTATTTTCGAAAAGTTAATCGAAAAGCAGCTTTCATTTTTCTGGCGTCCGGAAGAGGTTGATTTAAGTAAAGACCGTAAGGACTTTATGAATATGCCGGAGCACGAAAAGCATATATTTTTGAGTAATTTGAAATACCAAACTTTGCTCGATTCGGTACAAGGTCGCTCACCCAATGTTGCGTTTTTACCCATTGTTTCCCTTCCTGAGTTAGAAACATGGTTTGAAACATGGGCGTTTAGTGAAACCATTCACAGCCGCTCATACACGCATATTATCCGTAATATAATTACGGAGCCTTCTGAGGTTTTCGATAAGATCGTTACGAACGAAGAAATCGTTAAGCGTGCCGATTCTGTAACCCGTCTTTATGATGAGTTGATTGAGCTTAATACGGTGTTCTCGATCCATGGCGAAGGGGTGCATACGTTTAAGGGGCGCGTTTATGATGTTTCGATGCGCAATCTTAAGAAGAAGCTGTACCTGACGTTGGTCTCTGTCAATGTATTGGAAGCAATCCGCTTTTATGTAAGTTTTGCGTGCTCTTTTGCGTTTGCTGAGCGAGCTATCATGGAAGGTAATGCCAAAATCATTAAATTGATTGCCCGTGACGAAGCTTTGCATTTAACGGGTACGCAGCACATGTTGAATTTACTGGCATCGGGTAATGATGATCCTGAATTCAAGTCGATTGCTCAAGAGTGCCGGGAGGATGCGTTGGCTATATTTGCTGAGGCGGCTCAGCAAGAGAAGGATTGGGCTCAATACTTGTTTAGTGAAGGATCTATTATTGGCCTGAATGCTCAAATCTTAAGCGATTATGTTGAGTACATAACTAATGTCCGCATGAAGGCATTAGGCTTTTCTGAAATGTTCCCTGCTAAGCAAAATCCATTGCCTTGGATGAATGCTTGGTTGGTCAGTGATAATGTTCAGGTCGCTCCTCAAGAATCTGAAATCAGTTCATATTTAGTGGGGCAAATTGACAACGAAGTTGACGATGGTGATTTTGACGACTTCGATTTCTAG
- the yfaE gene encoding class I ribonucleotide reductase maintenance protein YfaE, which translates to MSIPRIKVNHFHTFYYQYEPTVLDSLEAQEIPAPYSCRGGYCGCCKVRLIDGEVEYVQESLVDLNDDEILTCCCVPKTHIEIELPED; encoded by the coding sequence ATGTCGATTCCACGTATTAAAGTTAATCATTTTCATACGTTTTACTATCAATATGAGCCTACGGTGCTTGATTCATTAGAGGCTCAAGAGATTCCGGCTCCTTACAGCTGTCGTGGCGGATATTGTGGCTGCTGTAAGGTGCGTCTGATTGACGGCGAAGTTGAGTACGTTCAAGAGAGTCTGGTTGATCTTAATGACGACGAGATTTTGACGTGCTGTTGTGTCCCAAAAACACATATTGAAATAGAGCTACCAGAGGATTAA
- the nth gene encoding endonuclease III — translation MNKTKRFEIFSRWQAENPHPKTELEYTTPFELLIAVILSAQATDVSVNKATRKLYPIANTPETIYALGVDGLKSYIKTIGLFNSKADNVIKACKMLIELHNSTVPDNREALEALPGVGRKTANVVLNTAFGQPTMAVDTHIFRVANRTKIAPGKNVLEVEKQLLKFIPKPFLIDAHHWMILHGRYVCTARKPKCGSCIIEDLCELKEKTEPSG, via the coding sequence ATGAATAAAACCAAACGATTTGAAATTTTTAGTCGCTGGCAAGCAGAGAATCCTCATCCCAAGACAGAACTTGAATACACGACCCCTTTCGAGCTGCTAATTGCTGTTATTTTATCTGCCCAAGCTACAGACGTCAGTGTTAACAAGGCCACCCGCAAGTTATACCCAATAGCCAATACGCCCGAAACCATTTATGCCTTGGGGGTAGATGGATTAAAAAGCTATATAAAAACCATTGGCTTGTTTAACAGCAAAGCAGACAATGTCATCAAGGCCTGCAAAATGCTTATTGAGCTTCACAACTCAACGGTACCGGATAACCGTGAGGCGCTAGAAGCGCTCCCTGGGGTCGGTCGTAAAACGGCTAACGTTGTGCTTAATACAGCCTTTGGGCAACCAACCATGGCTGTTGATACCCATATATTCCGCGTCGCTAATCGAACCAAAATAGCCCCCGGAAAAAATGTTCTTGAAGTTGAAAAGCAGCTATTAAAGTTTATCCCTAAGCCTTTCTTGATTGATGCCCATCACTGGATGATTCTACATGGCCGCTACGTATGCACAGCACGCAAACCCAAATGCGGCAGTTGCATCATTGAAGATTTATGCGAACTTAAAGAAAAAACAGAGCCATCAGGCTAA
- a CDS encoding electron transport complex subunit E, whose product MSIDYRKITTDGLWTNNPALVQLLGLCPLLAVTASVVNALSLGLASTLVLTGSNLTVSIFRKFVPDAVRLPVFVMIIAAFVTVIELLMQAVTYELYLILGIFIPLIVTNCVIMGRADAFASKNPVQASALDGFMMGLGFTLVLIVLGGLREALGSGTLFANMQLLFGPVAQNWEITLIEDYKGFLFAILPPGAFVGLGLLIAVKNIIDARAKQQAAKSKPEKEPSESRRVRVTGQIS is encoded by the coding sequence ATGAGTATCGATTATCGAAAAATCACAACGGATGGCCTATGGACAAATAACCCCGCGCTTGTTCAGTTATTGGGGTTATGCCCATTATTAGCGGTTACCGCATCCGTCGTAAATGCGCTTAGCTTGGGGTTGGCCAGCACACTGGTGTTAACAGGTTCCAACCTAACAGTTTCTATATTCCGAAAGTTTGTTCCAGATGCAGTACGTTTACCTGTGTTTGTGATGATCATTGCGGCTTTTGTAACGGTCATCGAGCTATTAATGCAAGCCGTTACCTATGAGCTTTATCTTATTCTTGGCATTTTTATCCCACTCATTGTTACCAATTGCGTCATCATGGGTCGCGCCGATGCATTTGCTTCAAAAAATCCGGTCCAAGCTTCTGCACTTGATGGGTTCATGATGGGGCTTGGTTTTACTCTGGTACTTATCGTATTAGGCGGCTTAAGAGAAGCTCTAGGATCAGGCACTCTTTTTGCTAATATGCAGCTATTGTTTGGACCTGTGGCGCAAAACTGGGAAATTACGCTAATAGAGGATTACAAAGGCTTTTTGTTTGCTATATTACCTCCTGGGGCATTTGTTGGTTTAGGACTGTTGATCGCTGTTAAAAACATTATTGACGCACGCGCTAAGCAACAGGCTGCGAAAAGTAAGCCCGAAAAAGAACCCAGCGAAAGCCGCCGAGTTAGAGTTACAGGACAAATCAGCTAG